The proteins below come from a single Odontesthes bonariensis isolate fOdoBon6 chromosome 18, fOdoBon6.hap1, whole genome shotgun sequence genomic window:
- the LOC142367127 gene encoding class I histocompatibility antigen, F10 alpha chain-like, whose protein sequence is MFILTVFVLLGTGFTVNCETHSLTYIYTALSRDVGLPGINEFTAMGLLDSKMIDYFDSKTQKKVAKQQWMHDRLEEEYWVKGTQSRVSKQQWFKVNIDILKERMRQNDSDTHVLQWMHGCEGQVQPDGTIKFFRGVDMYSYDGNDFLSFDDANQVWVAPVDAAQETKRKWDAVAVLKDYTKGYLEKECIEWMSKFMEYGQKQLQSASAPDVYLYAKNAKLDSNIVLTCLATGFYPKDIIMRIKRDGRVLTRMDGLHVGQVLPNEDDTFQRKDHVEILKTDLSTYTCEVIHTPSNLDVEKKWDHKLPDGSGGIIGAAAGVLLLVVCAGVGVLVFLYKKGILGSSRSSDSKAAPLAVITSTGGDISNVITPLIKGAAPDTSSSNGSKASDDLTVPLKGSNLSVESDSGVSSNENQVSASSRATTPEDDNQQVV, encoded by the exons ATGTTCATCCTCACCGTTTTTGTCCTTTTGGGGACAGGATTTACGGTGAATTGCG agaCACACTCCCTGACTTACATCTACACGGCCTTGTCCAGAGACGTGGGACTTCCAGGCATCAACGAGTTCACTGCCATGGGTCTACTGGACAGCAAGATGATTGACTACTTCGACAGTAAGACACAGAAGAAAGTTGCCAAACAGCAATGGATGCACGATCGACTTGAAGAAGAATACTGGGTAAAAGGCACACAGTCCCGGGTGAGCAAGCAGCAGTGGTTCAAGGTCAACATTGACATCCTGAAGGAGCGAATGCGGCAGAATGATTCAG ATACCCATGTTCTTCAGTGGATGCATGGCTGTGAAGGTCAAGTTCAGCCTGACGGCACAATTAAGTTTTTCCGTGGCGTGGACATGTACAGTTATGATGGAAACGACTTCTTGTCTTTTGACGATGCAAACCAAGTTTGGGTTGCTCCGGTGGATGCAGCACAGGAAACTAAGAGGAAGTGGGACGCAGTCGCAGTCCTGAAAGATTACACCAAAGGCTACCTGGAGAAGGAGTGCATTGAATGGATGAGCAAGTTCATGGAGTATGGGCAAAAACAGCTACAGTCCGCAT CTGCACCTGATGTGTATCTGTATGCTAAGAATGCCAAACTGGACTCCAACATTGTTTTGACGTGCCTGGCCACAGGCTTCTATCCAAAAGACATCATCATGCGGATCAAAAGAGATGGCCGCGTCCTGACTCGGATGGACGGACTCCATGTCGGTCAAGTTCTTCCAAATGAAGACGACACGTTTCAGAGGAAAGACCATGTGGAGATTTTGAAGACAGACCTGTCCACTTACACCTGTGAGGTCATTCACACACCCTCCAACTTGGATGTGGAGAAAAAATGGG ATCACAAACTTCCTGATGGTTCAGGGGGAATCATTGGTGCAGCAGCAGGCgtattattgcttgttgtctGTGCTGGTGTCGGTGTGCTGGTGTTTCTGTATAAAAAAGGCATACTTG GATCAAGCAGAAGCTCAGACAGCAAAG CTGCCCCTCTTGCTGTAATCACTTCCACTGGTG GAGATATTTCCAACGTGATCACACCTCTCATCAAAG GCGCTGCCCCTGACACCTCATCTAGCAACGGCA GTAAGGCCAGCGATGACCTGACTGTACCCCTTAAAG GGTCCAATCTATCGGTCGAAAGCGATTCTGGTGTCTCCA GCAATGAAAACCAGGTTTCTGCATCAAGTAGGGCGACTACTCCCGAGGACGACAACCAACAAGTCGTTTAG